One window from the genome of Solea solea chromosome 13, fSolSol10.1, whole genome shotgun sequence encodes:
- the nop2 gene encoding probable 28S rRNA (cytosine(4447)-C(5))-methyltransferase, which translates to MGRKLDPTSHVKRGPGKKSKKQKGAETELSKFISDEEETGPKRMSSRSRKRAAKRVQNVKTPPNIAEKKPKKGFTDENSKWLKPAKKNLKVGEAESEDDSDEHWEEDDEEEDVEEQPKKKGGKDLEKKVVKKSEIKQVEEEEEDEDEEEEDEGDEDDDDDDEEMVDDYGTLEDGSGEEAAEDEESDGEELLPIERAAKKDKKLKKSMGLESDDDDDDDEEDDDDDDDDDQEKKKSDGDMDEEDTVQANIDEMDIFRLPGAEESEKEGVLAVDLKTIYQRIKDNVDVLCNFSTKREVGKDRKEYITLLKKDLSTYYSYNNFLIEKLIDLFPLSELVDFLEANEIQRPVTIRTNTLKTRRRDLAQALINRGVNLDPLGKWSKVGLVIYDSSVPVGATPEYLAGQYMLQGASSFLPVMALSPQEGELVLDMSSAPGGKTTYIAQLMRNTGIIVANDANAERLKSVVGNIHRLGVTNTVICNYDGRQFPKVMGGFDRVLLDAPCSGTGVIAKDPAVKTSKDEADIMRSAHLQKELILSAIDSVNAESPTGGYLVYCTCSIMVEENEWVVDYALKKRNVKLVPTGHDFGKEGFTRFKERRFHPSLRLSRRFYPHSHNMDGFFVAKLKKFSNVIPTASSGKEEEDTSEAPELIAVTEPPQAKPSKGDKTNKTVPSQAGDSKEKAQANGTAGKKKVNLESKRKNASPAGPKKAKVAKLDRDTVKGPEAKKPKEKTTDDPTAKKANKQGEKKKQAIKVKPGSEKKNRMGKNKFKKLKNMLEKLDKTV; encoded by the exons ATGGGTCGGAAGTTGGATCCCACCAGCCATGTGAAAAGAGGGCCTGGAAAAAAATCCAAGAAACAGAAGGGAGCAGAGACTGAGTTGTCCAAGTTTATATCTGATG aAGAGGAAACTGGACCAAAACGTATGTCAAGCAGATCCAGGAAAAG agcTGCAAAGAGAGTCCAGAATGTGAAAACACCTCCAAATATTGCAGAGAAAAAGCCCAAGAAAG GATTCACTGATGAGAACAGTAAATGGTTGAAACCTGCAAAGAAGAACCTCAAAGTTGGTGAAGCTGAAAGTGAGGATGACAGTGATGAACACTGggaggaagatgatgaggaggaagacgTGGAGGAACAGCCAAAGAAGAAAGGAGGCAAAGACCTGGAAAAGAAGGttgtaaaaaaatcagaaattaaacaagtggaggaagaggaggaggatgaagacgaagaggaggaggatgagggcgatgaggatgatgatgacgatgatgaagaaATGGTCGATGATTACGGCACACTTGAGGACGGCAGTGGAGAAGAAGCCGCAGAAGATGAAGAAAGTGATGGAGAAGAA CTCCTTCCTATTGAGCGTGCagcaaagaaagacaagaagctgaaaaaaagcaTGGGTCTtgagagtgatgatgatgatgacgacgatgaggaagatgacgacgacgacgacgatgatgatcaagagaaaaagaaatctgaCGGTGACATGGATGAGGAAGACACAGTACAAGCCAACATTGATGAAATGGATATATTTAGGCTGCCTGGGGCggaagagagtgagaaagagg GTGTCCTGGCTGTAGACCTGAAGACAATTTATCAAAGGATAAAGGACAACGTCGATGTCCTCTGTAATTTCTCCACAAAAAGGGAGGTGgggaaagacagaaaagagtaCATCACTCTCCTGAAGAAAGATCTCAGCACCTATTACAGCTACAACAACTTCCTCATTGAGAAATTAATAGACCTCTTCCCTCTATcagag CTGGTTGATTTCCTCGAGGCCAATGAAATTCAGAGACCTGTCACAATTCGTACCAACACACTGAAGACGAGGAGGCGGGATCTTGCACAG gCTCTGATCAACAGAGGAGTGAACCTTGATCCACTGGGGAAATGGTCTAAAGTGGGTTTGGTGATCTATGACTCTTCAGTACCTGTAG GTGCGACTCCAGAGTATCTCGCTGGTCAGTACATGCTGCAGGGCGCGTCCAGTTTCCTGCCCGTCATGGCACTTTCTCCACAGGAGGGAGAGTTGGTGTTGGACATGAGCTCAGCTCCAGGAGGCAAAACCACTTATATTG CGCAGCTGATGAGAAACACCGGGATAATTGTGGCGAATGATGCTAACGCTGAAAGACTGAAGAGTGTGGTTGGAAACATCCATCGTCTCGGCGTCACCAACACTGTGATCTGTAACTACGATGGCAGGCAGTTCCCGAAG GTAATGGGCGGATTTGACAGAGTACTGCTCGATGCTCCATGCTCAGGCACAGGTGTTATCGCTAAAGATCCAGCGGTGAAGACAAGCAAG GACGAGGCAGACATAATGCGCTCTGCTCACCTGCAGAAGGAGCTGATTCTGTCTGCTATTGACTCCGTCAATGCTGAGTCACCCACAGGAGGATATCTGGTCTACTGTACATGTTCTATCATG GTGGAGGAGAATGAATGGGTGGTGGACTATGCGTTAAAGAAAAGGAACGTCAAATTAGTTCCCACCGGACATGACTTTGGCAAAGAAGGTTTCACCAG GTTCAAAGAACGCAGATTCCACCCTTCTCTGCGACTCTCCCGGAGATTTTATCCTCATTCCCACAATATGGATGGATTTTTTGTGGCCAAACTGAAGAAGTTCTCTAATGTAATCCCAACAGCTTCATCAGGGAAAG aagaagaagatactTCAGAGGCTCCTGAGTTGATCGCAGTTACAGAACCTCCTCAGGCCAAACCATCCAAAGGTGACAAGACCAACAAGACTGTCCCCAGTCAAGCAGGTGACTCAAAGGAAAAAGCCCAAGCCAATGGAACAGCCGGCAAGAAAAAAGTAAACCTCGAGTCAAAGCGCAAAAATGCCTCGCCTGCTGGACCAAAGAAAGCAAAGGTCGCCAAGCTGGATAGAGACACTGTGAAAGGGCCAGAGGCTAAGAAGCCCAAGGAGAAGACAACGGACGATCCCACAGCAAAAAAGGCTAACAAacaaggagagaagaaaaagcagGCCATAAAAGTGAAACCAGGCAGCGA